The following are encoded in a window of Tessaracoccus flavescens genomic DNA:
- a CDS encoding ATP-dependent DNA helicase RecG → MATWRTPIYRELSRRLADVVGGKTAGEFAKLGINTVDDLVRHVPRRYIAGTEMTSFAQLQVGEDVAVIAQVVRSEIKHSRGTGRVQATLTDGSDYLSLSFFSKRNHVLEYWAKQLAPGSRGIFVGKVGVFNGQLQLTHPDYVILDGARVTGGKNASAREAMERQVQRATLVGLYPASSKLPTWVIAESIEMVLPTLRGDTLPDWIVERAGVLPFEPALTAVHEPTSVDQARIGVDRLRFDEAFGIQLAMATRRRELASQKATPRPRRSGGILEAFDERLPFTLTAGQQEVGETIFAELAGSSPMNRLLQGEVGSGKTIVALRAMLDVVDAGGQAVLLAPTEVLAKQHYNTITRMLGDLGEGRQLGAHPDATGVVLLTGSRATAAKREALNDIVTGDAGIVIGTHALLSDPVTFFDLGLVVIDEQHRFGVEQRAALSAKAENKPHTLVMTATPIPRSIAMTVFGDLEVSELRERPAGRQAVQTVFVNTVAHPTWVDRAWQRIREEVADGRQAFVVCPAISASQVEAGIETDGERQLAAVEDLAPQLASGALKGLRIGIVHGKQNVAERDETMAAFAAGKLDVLVATTVIEVGVDVPNASVMVVMDADRFGLSQLHQLRGRIGRGGHAGLCLLLAPVTENLDAETRLSAMASTDDGFELAELDLTIRREGDVLGANQSGRGTLKLLRALTDADVIRQAKVLADEVLDDARAADDPLLADLMTKAEDLAAGEWMEKS, encoded by the coding sequence ATGGCGACCTGGCGCACCCCCATCTACCGCGAGCTGTCGCGCCGACTGGCGGACGTCGTCGGTGGGAAGACCGCGGGAGAGTTCGCCAAGCTGGGGATCAACACCGTCGACGACCTCGTCCGGCACGTGCCGCGCCGCTACATCGCGGGCACCGAGATGACCTCCTTCGCGCAACTCCAGGTGGGCGAGGACGTCGCCGTCATCGCGCAGGTCGTGCGCTCAGAGATCAAGCACAGCCGAGGCACGGGGCGTGTCCAGGCGACTCTCACCGACGGGAGCGACTACCTCTCGCTGTCGTTCTTCTCCAAACGCAACCACGTGCTCGAATACTGGGCCAAGCAGCTCGCGCCGGGCTCCCGCGGCATCTTCGTGGGCAAGGTCGGCGTCTTCAACGGCCAGCTGCAGCTCACCCATCCCGACTATGTGATCCTCGACGGTGCCCGCGTGACCGGCGGGAAGAACGCGTCGGCGCGCGAGGCGATGGAGCGGCAGGTGCAGCGCGCCACCCTCGTCGGGCTCTACCCGGCCTCCTCGAAGCTGCCCACCTGGGTGATCGCCGAGTCCATCGAGATGGTGCTGCCGACCCTGCGCGGCGACACGCTGCCGGACTGGATCGTCGAGCGGGCGGGCGTGCTGCCCTTCGAGCCCGCGCTCACGGCCGTCCACGAGCCCACCTCGGTCGACCAGGCAAGGATCGGCGTCGACCGGCTCCGCTTCGACGAGGCCTTCGGCATCCAGCTCGCCATGGCCACCCGGCGCAGGGAACTTGCCAGCCAGAAGGCGACCCCCAGGCCGCGCCGATCCGGTGGCATCCTCGAGGCCTTCGACGAGCGGCTCCCGTTCACCCTGACCGCAGGACAGCAGGAGGTGGGGGAGACCATCTTCGCCGAACTCGCCGGCTCCTCGCCCATGAACCGGCTGCTGCAGGGAGAGGTGGGCTCCGGCAAGACCATCGTGGCGCTGCGCGCGATGCTCGATGTCGTCGACGCCGGTGGCCAGGCGGTGCTCCTCGCGCCCACCGAGGTGCTTGCCAAGCAGCACTACAACACCATCACCCGGATGCTCGGCGACCTCGGCGAGGGACGACAGCTCGGCGCCCACCCCGACGCGACCGGCGTCGTCCTGTTGACCGGGAGCCGCGCCACGGCCGCCAAGCGCGAAGCCCTCAACGACATCGTCACGGGTGACGCGGGGATCGTGATCGGCACCCACGCACTGCTCAGCGACCCCGTCACCTTCTTCGACCTCGGCCTGGTCGTGATCGACGAGCAGCATCGCTTCGGCGTCGAACAGCGTGCGGCGCTCTCCGCGAAGGCCGAGAACAAGCCCCACACGCTCGTAATGACGGCCACCCCCATCCCGCGCTCGATCGCCATGACCGTCTTCGGCGATCTTGAGGTCAGCGAGCTCAGGGAACGCCCGGCTGGTCGTCAGGCGGTGCAGACGGTCTTCGTCAACACCGTCGCGCACCCCACGTGGGTCGACCGGGCCTGGCAGCGCATCCGCGAGGAGGTCGCCGACGGGAGGCAGGCCTTCGTCGTGTGCCCCGCGATCTCAGCCTCCCAGGTCGAGGCAGGCATCGAGACCGACGGCGAACGCCAACTCGCTGCCGTCGAGGACCTCGCGCCGCAGCTGGCCTCCGGTGCGCTGAAGGGGCTGCGGATCGGCATCGTCCACGGCAAGCAGAACGTCGCCGAACGCGACGAGACCATGGCCGCCTTCGCGGCTGGGAAGCTGGACGTGCTGGTCGCGACGACCGTGATCGAGGTCGGCGTCGACGTGCCCAACGCCTCCGTCATGGTGGTGATGGACGCCGACCGCTTCGGCCTCAGCCAGCTGCACCAGCTGCGCGGACGCATCGGCCGCGGCGGCCACGCGGGGTTGTGCCTGCTGCTCGCCCCGGTGACCGAGAACCTCGACGCCGAGACCCGGCTGAGCGCCATGGCCTCCACCGACGACGGCTTCGAACTGGCAGAGCTCGACCTCACCATCCGCAGGGAGGGCGACGTGCTCGGTGCGAACCAGTCAGGGCGCGGCACCCTCAAGCTGCTGCGCGCCCTCACCGACGCAGACGTGATCAGGCAGGCGAAGGTGCTGGCCGACGAGGTGCTCGACGACGCCCGCGCCGCCGACGATCCGCTGCTCGCCGACCTGATGACGAAGGCCGAGGATCTCGCCGCGGGCGAATGGATGGAGAAGTCGTGA
- the rsmD gene encoding 16S rRNA (guanine(966)-N(2))-methyltransferase RsmD, producing MSRIIAGRAKGRRLGTPKGANTRPTTDRTREALFSALVSWFNTVDAEAAEQLAGVSVLDLYAGSGAVGLEAASRGAGPVVLVEADRPTARLIESNARELGLQADVRSAKAETFAAAPGRRFDLVFLDPPYDVPTDTVESLLAGIAEHAVADRGLVVVERSARYRAPAWPSSFTDTWEKNYGETTLYYGSVD from the coding sequence GTGAGCCGGATCATCGCCGGGCGTGCGAAGGGCCGCAGGTTAGGCACTCCGAAGGGGGCCAACACCCGGCCGACGACCGACCGCACGCGCGAGGCTCTGTTCTCGGCGCTGGTCAGCTGGTTCAACACCGTCGACGCCGAGGCCGCGGAGCAACTCGCGGGGGTCTCGGTGCTCGACCTCTACGCAGGGTCCGGAGCCGTGGGTCTCGAGGCCGCGAGCAGGGGAGCCGGGCCGGTCGTCCTCGTCGAGGCCGATCGGCCGACCGCACGGCTCATCGAGTCAAACGCCCGCGAACTCGGCCTCCAGGCAGACGTCAGGTCCGCGAAGGCCGAGACCTTCGCCGCCGCCCCGGGCCGACGCTTCGACCTGGTCTTCCTCGACCCGCCCTACGACGTGCCGACGGACACCGTCGAGTCCCTGCTCGCTGGCATCGCCGAGCACGCGGTGGCGGACCGGGGACTGGTCGTCGTGGAGCGTTCGGCGCGGTACCGGGCACCCGCGTGGCCGTCGTCCTTCACCGACACCTGGGAGAAGAACTACGGGGAGACGACGCTGTACTACGGCTCGGTCGACTGA
- a CDS encoding integrase catalytic domain-containing protein encodes MAARVEITKKYAKAYAAAPKKGKSQILDHVVEITGWNRDHARQQLVARLKQAPGRATATVAVIDRRKTKACKYSYDARLILQRVWAASGGSCGQYLAASMSDLIDAMEAEGELVPSQDRYSAEVRAELESMSAATIDRYLAPARAKDPIRGKTATKPGSLLRNSITVRKAGDEVEAEPGFFEVDTVAHCGPTLKGEFARSVNFTDMHTGWSFTYSIRNNAHLHIRTAFDHFIAQVPFAVTGIDCDNGSEFINHDLIGWAGQREVFFTRSRPYKKNDQATIESKNNHLVRRYGFYHRYDTATELALLNQLWPLVNDRLNFFTPTKKPEGWATDTVGRRKRLYDKPRSPYQRLLAAGVLNPAQETELAAYKATLKPVAMQRRITEIQQELTRLAGRKTARLEQHIAWKAPDPAGLKTRAS; translated from the coding sequence ATGGCAGCCCGAGTCGAGATCACGAAGAAGTACGCCAAGGCCTATGCCGCGGCCCCGAAGAAGGGCAAGTCCCAGATCCTCGACCACGTGGTCGAGATCACCGGCTGGAACCGTGACCATGCCCGCCAGCAGTTGGTGGCCCGGTTGAAACAGGCCCCGGGACGGGCCACCGCGACGGTCGCGGTGATCGATCGGCGCAAGACCAAGGCGTGTAAGTACTCCTACGACGCCAGGCTGATCCTGCAGCGGGTATGGGCGGCCTCGGGGGGCAGCTGCGGGCAGTACCTCGCCGCATCCATGAGCGATCTGATCGATGCGATGGAAGCCGAAGGCGAACTGGTGCCTAGCCAGGACCGTTACAGCGCCGAGGTCAGGGCCGAGCTGGAATCGATGTCGGCGGCCACGATCGACCGGTACCTCGCACCGGCGCGGGCGAAGGACCCGATCCGAGGAAAGACCGCCACCAAGCCCGGCAGCCTGCTACGAAACTCGATCACCGTGCGTAAAGCCGGTGACGAGGTCGAAGCCGAACCCGGGTTCTTCGAAGTCGACACCGTGGCCCACTGCGGCCCCACGCTGAAGGGCGAGTTCGCCCGCAGCGTGAACTTCACCGACATGCACACCGGCTGGAGCTTCACCTACTCCATCCGCAACAACGCCCACCTCCACATCCGGACCGCGTTCGACCACTTCATCGCCCAGGTCCCGTTCGCGGTCACCGGGATCGATTGTGACAACGGCTCGGAGTTCATCAACCACGACCTGATCGGCTGGGCCGGCCAACGAGAGGTGTTCTTCACCCGGTCGCGGCCTTACAAGAAAAACGATCAAGCCACCATCGAATCGAAGAACAACCACCTCGTGCGCCGCTACGGCTTCTACCACCGCTACGACACCGCCACCGAACTCGCGTTACTCAACCAGCTATGGCCGCTGGTCAACGACCGGCTCAACTTCTTCACCCCCACGAAGAAACCCGAAGGCTGGGCCACCGACACCGTAGGGCGCCGCAAACGCCTCTACGACAAGCCACGCTCCCCCTACCAGAGGCTCCTGGCCGCCGGGGTCCTCAACCCCGCCCAGGAAACAGAACTAGCCGCCTACAAGGCCACCCTCAAACCCGTCGCAATGCAACGACGCATCACCGAGATCCAACAGGAGCTCACCCGACTCGCAGGCCGAAAGACAGCCCGTCTCGAACAACACATCGCATGGAAGGCACCCGACCCCGCCGGCCTCAAAACCCGGGCCAGCTAA
- the rpmF gene encoding 50S ribosomal protein L32, with protein MAVPKRKMSRSNTRSRRSQWKTSVVPTVTCANPACREQHLSHTACPSCGQYGPRGERRQVLEA; from the coding sequence GTGGCCGTTCCGAAGCGGAAGATGTCGCGCAGCAACACCCGTTCGCGTCGTTCGCAGTGGAAGACGTCCGTCGTCCCCACCGTGACCTGCGCCAACCCCGCCTGCCGTGAGCAGCACCTCTCGCACACCGCGTGCCCGAGCTGCGGCCAGTACGGCCCCCGCGGTGAGCGCCGTCAGGTCCTCGAGGCCTGA
- the coaD gene encoding pantetheine-phosphate adenylyltransferase, with product MKVLCPGSFDPITVGHLDVVRRAHALFGEVVVAIGNNSTKSYLFDFDERVELVKGATSDLDGITVEAMDGLLVDFCRQRGIPAVVKGLRFGADFDFELQMAHMNQEMGDIETVLLPAAREHVTLSSTIIRQVVRLGGDVSRYVPPNVQEALAARFPRG from the coding sequence GTGAAGGTCCTCTGCCCCGGATCGTTCGACCCGATCACCGTCGGACACCTCGATGTCGTGCGGCGTGCCCACGCCCTGTTCGGCGAGGTGGTGGTCGCGATCGGCAACAACTCCACCAAGAGCTACCTGTTCGACTTCGACGAGCGCGTCGAGCTGGTCAAGGGGGCCACGTCCGATCTGGACGGGATCACCGTCGAGGCGATGGACGGACTGCTCGTCGACTTCTGCAGGCAGCGCGGAATCCCCGCCGTGGTCAAGGGGCTGCGCTTCGGGGCCGACTTCGACTTCGAACTGCAGATGGCGCACATGAACCAGGAGATGGGCGACATCGAGACCGTCCTGCTCCCAGCGGCCCGCGAGCACGTGACGCTGTCCTCGACGATCATCCGGCAGGTCGTCCGGCTCGGCGGGGACGTGTCGCGCTACGTCCCGCCGAACGTGCAGGAGGCCCTCGCGGCCAGATTCCCGAGGGGGTGA
- the rnc gene encoding ribonuclease III: protein MSSTSRTPRARAAASTAPAVSAVRSSRPEPQAITPRETRVSRLQDRLQELGVVVDAQLFELSFTHRSYAYEHGGIQSNERLEFLGDAVLQIVVTEHIYRSYPLLSEGQLAKLRASVVSAVALAEVARSLDLAEHLLLGKGEISTRGTEKTSILADTMEAVIGAIHLSAGPEASALFVHRTFDELIAASEATGDYADHKTVLQEVCAQRGWGLPRYEVSGTGPDHQRVFTATVLVNGEPMGEGTAPSKKRAEQIAARLAVQELARA from the coding sequence GTGAGCAGCACCTCTCGCACACCGCGTGCCCGAGCTGCGGCCAGTACGGCCCCCGCGGTGAGCGCCGTCAGGTCCTCGAGGCCTGAGCCTCAAGCCATTACCCCGCGGGAGACGCGGGTGAGCAGGCTCCAAGACCGGCTTCAGGAGCTGGGCGTCGTGGTCGACGCCCAGCTCTTTGAGTTGTCCTTCACCCACCGCAGCTACGCCTACGAGCACGGTGGTATCCAGTCGAACGAACGCCTGGAGTTCCTCGGTGACGCGGTCCTCCAGATCGTCGTCACCGAACACATCTACCGCAGCTACCCCCTCCTCAGCGAGGGGCAGTTGGCGAAGCTTCGCGCCAGCGTGGTCAGTGCGGTCGCCCTCGCCGAAGTCGCGCGCAGCCTCGATCTCGCCGAACATCTCCTGCTAGGCAAGGGCGAGATCTCGACCCGCGGAACCGAGAAGACCTCCATCCTGGCCGACACGATGGAGGCGGTCATCGGGGCGATCCACCTCTCCGCTGGGCCGGAGGCGTCCGCCCTCTTCGTGCACCGCACCTTCGACGAGCTGATCGCCGCCTCGGAGGCGACGGGCGACTACGCCGACCACAAGACCGTCCTGCAGGAGGTCTGCGCCCAACGAGGCTGGGGCCTCCCGCGCTACGAGGTGAGCGGAACCGGGCCCGACCACCAGCGGGTCTTCACCGCGACGGTCCTGGTCAACGGCGAGCCGATGGGGGAGGGAACCGCCCCGAGCAAGAAGCGGGCCGAACAGATCGCCGCCCGATTGGCGGTGCAGGAGCTGGCCCGTGCCTGA
- the mutM gene encoding bifunctional DNA-formamidopyrimidine glycosylase/DNA-(apurinic or apyrimidinic site) lyase, protein MPELPEVEVVRRGLASHAAGRSIDKVTVLHPRPVRTHPIGPEAFAVELTGRRIDDIRRRGKFTWLALGDDALVVHLGMSGQFRINRPGDELPRNTRVLFDLDDGFQLRFVDQRMFGGLDLRAGAADDPVPHIALDPFDPAFDVRAVAARLRTRRTGVKRALLDQSLISGIGNIYADEALWRARIHYDLPATDLGPRKAVELLDASRTVMDEALRQGGTSFDSLYVNVNGESGYFSRGLEAYGREGEPCRRCGTAIVRRSFMNRSSYLCPRCQRAPKGRP, encoded by the coding sequence GTGCCTGAGCTCCCTGAGGTCGAAGTGGTCCGACGCGGGCTCGCCAGCCATGCCGCGGGCCGCAGCATCGACAAGGTCACCGTCCTGCACCCACGGCCCGTGCGCACCCATCCCATCGGGCCCGAGGCGTTCGCGGTCGAACTCACCGGTCGTCGCATAGATGACATCCGCCGGCGCGGCAAGTTCACGTGGCTCGCCCTGGGCGATGACGCCCTCGTGGTGCATCTTGGCATGAGCGGGCAGTTCCGGATCAACCGTCCGGGCGACGAGTTGCCGCGCAACACCCGCGTGCTCTTCGACCTCGACGACGGCTTCCAGCTCCGCTTCGTCGACCAACGCATGTTCGGCGGGCTCGATCTGCGCGCGGGAGCCGCCGACGACCCCGTCCCGCACATCGCGCTCGACCCCTTCGACCCCGCGTTCGACGTGCGTGCGGTCGCCGCGCGGCTCCGCACCCGACGCACAGGGGTCAAGCGCGCGCTGCTGGACCAGTCGCTGATCAGCGGCATCGGCAACATCTATGCCGACGAGGCGCTCTGGCGCGCCCGCATCCACTACGACCTTCCGGCCACCGACCTCGGCCCTCGCAAGGCCGTCGAACTCCTCGACGCCTCCCGGACGGTGATGGACGAGGCGCTCCGGCAGGGCGGAACGTCCTTCGACTCCCTGTATGTGAACGTCAACGGTGAGTCGGGCTACTTCTCAAGGGGTCTCGAGGCCTATGGTCGCGAGGGAGAACCCTGCAGAAGATGTGGAACTGCCATCGTCAGACGCAGTTTCATGAACCGCAGCTCATACTTGTGCCCGAGGTGTCAACGGGCCCCGAAGGGACGCCCGTGA
- a CDS encoding YceD family protein: MSPVHPHPDRRSPLVLEVHELGRRAGAMKRIETTVPAPADLGIEVIGVPQDSDVEFDLTLQSVSEGVLVSGTATVELHGQCARCLTDIEDEQSFDVQELFFYPGREMEEDESLVVDETIDLEETLRDAVVLELPFTPLCREDCLGLCPDCGFNRNLDPDHGHGEKIDPRWEKLTELTGDNPN; the protein is encoded by the coding sequence GTGTCACCCGTGCATCCCCACCCAGATCGCCGCTCGCCCCTCGTTCTCGAGGTGCACGAGCTCGGTCGCAGGGCTGGTGCGATGAAGCGGATCGAGACGACGGTACCTGCACCGGCCGACCTTGGCATCGAAGTGATCGGAGTACCGCAGGATTCCGACGTGGAGTTTGATCTCACGCTCCAGTCAGTCTCCGAAGGTGTCCTGGTCTCGGGAACGGCAACCGTGGAACTGCACGGCCAGTGTGCCCGATGCCTGACAGACATCGAAGACGAACAGAGCTTCGATGTGCAGGAACTCTTCTTCTATCCCGGTAGGGAGATGGAGGAGGACGAGAGCCTCGTCGTCGACGAGACGATCGACCTCGAGGAGACTCTGCGCGACGCCGTGGTGCTCGAGTTGCCGTTCACGCCTCTGTGCAGGGAAGATTGTCTGGGTCTGTGCCCCGACTGTGGTTTCAACCGGAACCTCGACCCTGACCATGGGCACGGTGAGAAGATCGACCCTCGCTGGGAGAAGCTCACCGAACTGACCGGGGACAACCCCAACTGA
- a CDS encoding GtrA family protein encodes MAVAVVMNKLNGGTVNSRDVIFPLLGAWNFRFTHLVWIVGFIVACVWNFQLNRWWTFKSHKHAGWFKEFWPFLAVGSVAALVGLVLKMAMTNPTSPFFLPEPYFHEDRGLQSREYWSQLIAIIITMPINFIVNKLWTFRAVRAGNLAHHDAPEVEAAE; translated from the coding sequence ATGGCCGTCGCGGTCGTGATGAACAAGCTCAACGGCGGCACCGTCAACAGCCGCGACGTGATCTTCCCCCTCCTCGGAGCCTGGAACTTCCGGTTCACCCACCTCGTGTGGATCGTCGGCTTCATCGTCGCGTGCGTGTGGAACTTCCAGCTGAACCGGTGGTGGACCTTCAAGTCCCACAAGCACGCCGGGTGGTTCAAGGAGTTCTGGCCGTTCCTGGCCGTCGGTTCCGTGGCGGCGCTCGTCGGCCTGGTGCTCAAGATGGCGATGACCAACCCCACCAGCCCGTTCTTCCTGCCGGAACCGTACTTCCACGAGGACCGGGGACTGCAGTCCCGGGAATACTGGTCGCAGCTGATCGCCATCATCATCACCATGCCGATCAACTTCATCGTGAACAAGCTCTGGACCTTCCGGGCGGTCCGGGCAGGCAATCTCGCGCACCACGATGCGCCAGAGGTCGAGGCCGCCGAATAG